One genomic window of Coleofasciculus chthonoplastes PCC 7420 includes the following:
- a CDS encoding HsdM family class I SAM-dependent methyltransferase, with the protein MQAAYVVFIRLLLIRVCEDKELFQGEDRVAHRFVSDGGMKQWQETIKRYWIFATGNPYSPLLDMAYNNAQNIYAHFFTGRELFNWYQLNEQQLIMTLYQLSRFNFAGVDSDIVGTVYNTYVSRKEKKEKGQYYTPPEIVNYILDEVGYVSGAGIIGKNKRLIDPACGSGSFLVAAAKRLVSAYKNNTDQIDDPVTVLERVQANLFGFDLNPFACYLAEVNLLIQVLDLVKLAYKKQQHQPIKRFHIYNVDALARPAGTYRFALFNTLIAEESDQVDQIKSRSPNTSYANGFAFVVANPPYGAKLSDAYKNTLRADYADVFYGKPDTYIFFLKLGTELLAKNGSFGFITPNTYLMGINSAALRRELLNVGGIYQIVDLPQGIWADANVDCVLLFLNEEDDEKSRRNQKVQINLLGIRDTLDKLTTRDWAEVLTQPQTRWMDDSKYEFDIRYDLLMQKVDRILAKNTQLNQLREQGYTIKRQRDGNTLIAIPYDRLLSEIQQQNPNFSTLNFFDARAAQLFSIPEKCNLQETISSNVFIPPKYPTSVVLRNNKLWFEIPDENIRRYLLGYLKVPQWQGKTWDEIKNQAQIPEEESDLNAFFAWEDQKRQTIQTLLDEVDQIDAEIDEKVLNLYDITDPTDRQRILESGAKTDEEAETTDTTEPEEE; encoded by the coding sequence TTGCAGGCGGCGTATGTGGTGTTTATCAGGCTGCTGTTAATTCGAGTTTGTGAAGATAAGGAACTGTTTCAAGGCGAGGATCGGGTTGCCCATCGGTTTGTGTCAGATGGGGGGATGAAGCAATGGCAGGAAACGATTAAACGCTATTGGATCTTTGCGACAGGCAATCCTTACAGTCCGTTGCTGGATATGGCGTATAACAACGCCCAAAATATTTATGCTCACTTTTTTACTGGACGGGAACTGTTTAACTGGTATCAGTTGAATGAGCAACAGTTGATTATGACACTGTACCAACTCAGCCGCTTTAACTTTGCTGGGGTGGATTCGGACATTGTCGGGACGGTCTACAACACTTATGTCAGCCGCAAAGAGAAGAAGGAAAAAGGACAATATTACACGCCTCCCGAAATTGTCAATTACATTCTGGATGAGGTGGGGTATGTATCGGGTGCAGGCATTATTGGCAAAAACAAACGCTTGATTGATCCAGCGTGTGGCAGTGGTTCGTTTTTGGTGGCGGCAGCAAAACGGTTAGTGTCGGCTTACAAAAATAATACAGATCAGATTGATGATCCAGTCACAGTATTGGAACGGGTACAAGCCAATTTGTTTGGCTTTGACCTGAATCCATTTGCTTGTTATCTAGCAGAGGTAAATTTGCTAATTCAAGTCCTGGATCTGGTGAAACTGGCATATAAAAAGCAGCAGCATCAACCAATCAAACGTTTTCATATTTACAATGTAGATGCTCTGGCTCGTCCGGCTGGAACTTATCGCTTTGCGTTGTTTAATACGCTGATTGCAGAGGAAAGCGACCAAGTAGACCAGATTAAAAGCCGTTCTCCTAATACATCCTATGCCAATGGATTTGCGTTTGTAGTTGCCAATCCCCCCTATGGGGCAAAGCTGAGTGATGCCTACAAAAATACTCTTCGGGCTGATTATGCTGATGTATTTTACGGTAAACCTGATACTTATATCTTCTTCTTAAAGCTTGGAACAGAATTGCTTGCCAAGAATGGAAGTTTTGGCTTTATCACGCCCAACACCTATCTTATGGGTATAAATAGTGCTGCCTTACGGAGAGAACTACTGAACGTAGGAGGAATTTATCAAATTGTAGATTTGCCTCAAGGAATTTGGGCGGATGCAAATGTAGATTGTGTACTCTTGTTTCTAAATGAGGAAGATGATGAGAAATCTCGTAGAAATCAAAAAGTGCAGATCAACCTATTAGGCATACGTGATACTTTGGACAAACTTACAACGAGAGATTGGGCTGAAGTATTGACACAGCCACAAACACGCTGGATGGATGATTCTAAGTACGAATTTGATATCCGCTATGATTTATTGATGCAAAAAGTTGATCGCATCCTCGCCAAAAACACCCAACTCAACCAACTGCGAGAACAGGGTTACACCATCAAACGCCAACGGGACGGTAACACCCTGATCGCAATTCCCTATGATCGCCTCTTGAGCGAAATTCAACAGCAAAACCCCAACTTTTCAACCCTGAATTTTTTTGATGCCAGAGCCGCACAGTTGTTTAGCATTCCCGAAAAGTGCAACCTGCAAGAAACCATCAGCAGTAACGTCTTTATTCCACCCAAATATCCAACCAGTGTAGTGTTGCGTAACAATAAACTCTGGTTTGAAATCCCGGATGAGAATATCCGTCGCTATCTGTTGGGCTACCTAAAAGTTCCTCAATGGCAGGGTAAAACCTGGGACGAGATCAAAAACCAAGCACAGATTCCAGAAGAAGAAAGTGACCTCAACGCTTTCTTTGCTTGGGAAGACCAAAAACGCCAAACTATTCAAACCCTACTGGATGAAGTTGACCAAATTGACGCAGAAATTGACGAAAAAGTTCTGAATCTCTACGACATCACCGATCCAACAGACCGACAGCGCATCTTGGAGAGTGGAGCAAAAACTGATGAGGAAGCTGAGACAACGGATACAACTGAACCAGAGGAAGAATAA
- a CDS encoding NADH dehydrogenase subunit K, whose product MNTDTANAASQQQQPKEKIINPISRPQVTQNLSENVILTTVDDLYNWARLSSLWPMMYGTACCFIEFAAMIGSRFDFDRFGLVPRCSPRQADLIITAGTITMKMTPALVRLYEQMPEPKYVMAMGACTITGGMFSVDSPTAVRGVDKLIPVDVYIPGCPPRPEAIMDAIVKLRKKVANESIQERATLSPTHRYYSTTHSMKVVPDILTGQYLRSENRHTPPKELTEAMGMPVPPALKSSQQQEVNRG is encoded by the coding sequence ATGAATACAGATACAGCAAACGCTGCTTCCCAACAGCAGCAACCCAAAGAGAAAATTATTAATCCCATCAGTCGTCCTCAGGTGACGCAAAACCTCTCAGAAAACGTGATTTTGACGACAGTAGACGATCTCTACAACTGGGCTAGGCTTTCCAGCCTGTGGCCCATGATGTATGGCACCGCCTGCTGTTTCATTGAATTTGCGGCGATGATTGGGTCTCGGTTCGACTTTGACCGATTTGGATTGGTGCCCCGTTGTAGTCCCCGACAAGCGGATTTGATTATTACTGCTGGCACGATCACGATGAAAATGACACCAGCGCTAGTACGTCTGTATGAGCAAATGCCAGAACCTAAATATGTGATGGCGATGGGGGCTTGTACGATTACTGGGGGGATGTTCAGCGTCGATTCACCAACCGCCGTGCGGGGTGTGGATAAGTTGATTCCCGTGGATGTTTACATTCCTGGTTGTCCACCCCGTCCCGAAGCGATTATGGATGCGATCGTTAAACTTCGCAAGAAGGTGGCAAATGAGTCTATCCAGGAACGGGCAACTCTGAGTCCAACCCACCGCTATTACAGCACCACTCATAGCATGAAGGTTGTACCCGATATTCTCACAGGTCAATACTTGCGGTCTGAAAATCGCCACACTCCACCGAAGGAGTTAACCGAAGCGATGGGAATGCCGGTTCCCCCCGCACTGAAGTCTTCTCAACAGCAGGAGGTCAATCGTGGCTGA
- the ndhC gene encoding photosynthetic/respiratory NAD(P)H-quinone oxidoreductase subunit C: MFVLSGYEYFLGFLLASSLVPVLALAASKLLRPSIRSPERRTTYESGMEPIGGAWIQFNIRYYMFALVFVIFDVETVFLYPWAVAFNQLGLLAFIEALIFIAILVVALVYAWRKGALEWS, translated from the coding sequence GTGTTTGTTCTTAGCGGCTACGAATATTTCCTAGGGTTCTTACTGGCAAGCAGTTTAGTCCCCGTCCTAGCGCTGGCAGCCTCAAAGCTGCTGCGACCCAGCATCCGCTCCCCCGAACGCCGGACGACTTATGAATCTGGCATGGAACCGATTGGGGGCGCTTGGATTCAGTTCAATATCCGGTACTATATGTTTGCCCTAGTCTTCGTGATTTTCGATGTAGAGACCGTGTTTCTCTATCCTTGGGCAGTCGCCTTCAATCAGCTAGGACTACTAGCGTTTATCGAAGCACTCATCTTTATTGCAATTCTTGTCGTTGCTCTCGTTTACGCTTGGCGCAAAGGAGCTTTGGAATGGTCATGA
- a CDS encoding NAD(P)H-quinone oxidoreductase subunit J, with protein sequence MAEEESKEQTQENTEESPLAETGEVHGWLKENGFETELMEPDHLGIEVIKVQPEVLIPVATALYAYGFNYLQCQGGYDVGPGEELVSFYHLIKISDDAEQPEEVRVKVFLPRENPSVPSVYWIWKSADWQERETYDMFGIVYEGHPNLKRILMPEDWVGWPLRKDYISPDFYELQDAY encoded by the coding sequence GTGGCTGAAGAAGAGTCCAAAGAACAGACCCAAGAAAATACGGAAGAATCCCCACTCGCTGAGACAGGAGAAGTCCACGGCTGGCTGAAGGAAAACGGGTTTGAAACCGAGTTAATGGAACCGGATCACCTGGGAATTGAGGTGATTAAGGTACAACCAGAGGTCTTGATTCCCGTTGCCACGGCTCTGTATGCTTATGGGTTTAACTACCTGCAATGTCAAGGGGGTTATGATGTCGGTCCTGGCGAAGAGTTGGTCAGCTTCTACCATTTAATTAAGATCAGCGATGATGCTGAGCAACCTGAAGAAGTCCGGGTGAAGGTATTTCTACCACGAGAGAATCCCAGCGTGCCATCTGTCTATTGGATTTGGAAGAGTGCTGACTGGCAAGAACGGGAAACCTACGATATGTTCGGCATTGTCTATGAAGGACATCCCAACTTGAAGCGGATTTTGATGCCGGAAGATTGGGTAGGCTGGCCCCTGCGGAAGGATTATATCTCGCCTGACTTCTATGAATTGCAGGATGCTTATTAA
- a CDS encoding DUF2854 domain-containing protein, with translation MLRKISLGTVGLWVGGVLTIIGFVAYATENATLNLVGFFYGVPILLGGFALKAAELKPVPLSQPTPPDVLQQRQQTATPIQNQIRQDVMRYRYGQDAHLDSSLESLGLSPSDEERPDLNSLRETVVDGAYTLVLEFYSPLIPFETWEQKREKIEKFFGPNIRVELSQPEEDQVDVALIAAP, from the coding sequence ATGTTACGTAAAATTTCCTTGGGAACGGTAGGATTGTGGGTTGGGGGAGTACTGACCATCATCGGCTTTGTAGCTTATGCCACCGAGAACGCGACCTTAAATTTAGTGGGATTTTTCTACGGCGTCCCCATCTTACTGGGTGGTTTTGCCCTGAAAGCCGCCGAACTCAAGCCTGTACCTTTAAGTCAACCCACACCACCGGACGTGTTACAACAGCGACAGCAGACAGCTACTCCCATTCAAAACCAAATTCGCCAAGATGTGATGCGTTATCGTTACGGTCAAGACGCTCATTTAGATAGCTCCCTGGAAAGTTTGGGTCTCTCACCTAGCGATGAGGAACGACCAGACCTCAATAGTTTACGAGAAACTGTAGTGGATGGTGCTTACACGTTAGTACTGGAATTTTACTCGCCGCTGATTCCCTTTGAAACATGGGAACAAAAGCGGGAAAAAATAGAAAAATTCTTTGGTCCGAATATCCGAGTTGAATTGAGCCAACCTGAAGAAGACCAGGTTGATGTGGCGTTGATTGCTGCACCTTAA